The following DNA comes from Papaver somniferum cultivar HN1 chromosome 4, ASM357369v1, whole genome shotgun sequence.
CGGCAAACGAGTCATCAAAGCCACGCCTGCAGCGTGGACGACCAATTGGTTCAAAAGATTATGTCCCTCGAAAGAGGAAGAGCCAATCTGTCTGAATCAAAGGTAGTGCTCCTGAAGAGGCTACAGATAGTGCTCCTGAAGAGACAATCAAAGAACGATCCACTTTTTCTGATGAACCTCCTGAAGAGAATAAAGTCTCCTCTAAGACACAGGTACCTGTGAATGAGGAAATTTCCATAAATTATGCATGCGACAGAGAAGTGTGGGATCGTAATACAATAATTGTCGACGATATATTTTCATTCTCAGTAGCTACTGAAATCGCCACAGATAATGATGATATTGAACCACACTCTATAGAATAATGTCGACAAAGAGACGACTGGCCTAAATGGAAAGTGGCAATCCAAGATGAATTGGAATCTCTCTCTAAACGCAACGTTTTTGGGCGcccaatacagacaccagaaaatgtgAATCCTGTAGATTACAAATGGGTGTTTGTAAGAAAGCGTAATGAGAGAAATGAAGTCGTTCGCTATAAAGCACGACTAGTGGCAAAGGGTTTCCTACAGAAACCTGGTATTGACTATGAAGAGACATACTCCCCTGTTATGGATGCAATTACCTTTCGATATTTAATTAGTCTGGCAGTCTATGGAAGGTTTGACATGCATCTAATGGACGTGGTCACTGCGTATCTATATGGCAAGCTAGATACATATATTTATATGAAACTTCCGGAAGGATTCAAATTACCTGAAGGGAAACCACGTCATATGTATTCACTAAAATTAAATAGAGCtctatatggattgaaacaatccGGGCGAATGTGGTATAATCACCTCAGTGAATACCTAATAAAAGAGGGATATGTAAACAATCCTATTTTCCCATGTGTATTTATTAAAAAGACAGAATCTGGAATTACAATAATAGTTGTATATGTAGATGACACCAATTTGATTGGAACTCCTGATGAACTCTCCAGAGCGATTGAATGCTTAAAGAAGAAGTTCGAGATGAAAGATCTCggtaaaacaaaattttatcttgGCCTCCAACTTGAGCATTATGAGAGTGGAGTTCTTGTCCATCAATCCACTTACACAGAGAAAATCTTGAAACGATTTAAGATGGACGAAGCATATCCTCTTAGCACCCCAATGGTTGTTAGATCTCTTGATCCTAAAAGAGATCAATTTCGTCCTAAAGAGGAGGATGAAGCACTTCTTGGTCCGGAAGTACCATACTTAAGTGCAATTGGGGCTTTATTATATTTAGCTCAATGTACCAGGCCCgatatttcttttgcagtaaaTTTACTAGCCAGGTATAGTTCTTCGCCAACAAAAAGACATTGGACAGGGGTAAAACAGATTTTCCGTTACCTTCGTGGTACTACTAACATGGGTTTGTTCTACTCGAAAGATTCTTTAGACTGTGCACAGATAACAGGATATACGGATGCTAGATATCTATCAGATCCGCACAAAGGAATCTCTCAGACAGGGTACGTTTTTACCGTTGGCGGTACTGCAATCTCATGGCGTTCCTGTAAGCAGAGCATCCCAGCTACTTCCTCGAATCACTCCGAGATAATTGCTCTCCACGAAACAAGTAGAGAATGTGTATGGTTGCGGTCATTAATCGAACACATCAGAAGCTCTTGCAGTCTGGCTTCCATAACCAGTGTGCCAATAACAATTTGTGAGGACAACTCGGCGTGCATGGTACAAATGAAGGAAGGCTACATAAAGGGTGATAGAATAAAGCACATTTCACCGAAATTATTTTATTCTCACCACCTCCAGAAAAAATAACGAGATTGATATCCAGAAGATACAATCATGTGAGAATTATGCTGATCTATTCACCAAGTCTCTGCCGACTAAATTTTTTCGGAAGTTGGTATATGGAATCGGAATGCGCCACATGTACAAGCAGACAAATTAATGAAGGTTTTGTTCAGGGGGAGCTTTGGACTATAACgcgctgtactctttttccttcgccaaggttttgtcccactgggttttccttgtcaaggttttaacgaggcagcatacgCGTGTCCAACACCGTTCTAAGACttttgttgtactctttttccttcgtccggGTTTTGTCCTACTGGGTTTTACcggcaaggttttaatgaggcaacatcttAGAAATGGTGGTCCAACGGGGAGTGTTATGTAAGCATGAGATAAAGGATGGCCCACCATTTTATCTCCACCCAAAATTACTCCAGTGCATTCGAGAGAATTCTCACCTCCTCATCTCTTTTGACTATCGTGAACATTCCAGTTTTTACTGGATTACTTTGCGGCTAAGATAAAACCGCCTAAACTTGTGATAATTATCAATAGCCTGAGCTATAAGTACTGCTAGCACGTGTCCATGTATTAGCCCTTCATATTTGCTATAAATAGCCGAGCAGCTTGTATTTTTTGGATGTAAGAAGAAATAAAACTTCAGAATGAAATGTTTCCTTTGCTTTCAACCTTCACTTTCAAAGTTAGTAGTTAGTTCACTAGCTTGTGTTAATTAATTAGTAGTGTATACACTATTCGTACCGTAGCCTTACTATAACAGTATCGTGAGTTAATATATAATAGCGAGTTTGGTTAGTAATATCActtcgtaagaaaaagaaataatttattaaaattattggAATGGGCCTAATAATGATAGttataaggtttttttttttcttgttgggCCGAAGATACAAGTGGGCCGTGTAGATTGTACTGCTTATGCTGTCGTCCAAGAAGTTAGGTAAGAAAAGGAGGAAATAGTTGGCCGCAATCCCTTTTTATCTGTTCAATCATTTTTCCCTGCTGTGAACgatctttctttataataaagACCCCAAAAACACCACATGTCGACACTACAATTGCTCTTGAATTTGGTGAAGCCTCATCGCCGTTATCTTTCCATAAAAATCTTCCCAACTAACGCATGACTGTTTACGTCTTCAGTTCTCACGTTGAAACCTTTCGgaaaaagaaattttcaaagacaCTTTTTCACTTCCACTACGAGAAAGGGTACATCACTTCCCAAGCGATATGTTCTTTTGGAGTATAAAAAGACGTTAAACTTTGCTAACTCTGTCATTTCACTCTATCAGTTTCCTTAAATAGATCAAAATCAACCCAAATTAATAGCATTAAattcacatcaaccataggaaAATCGTAAGGAGGTTACCATGCAGGATTATTTGCATGCAGATTACATCGACAAACAAGTGAAGGCTTGACTATAATTCTATGGGTTGGGTGTTCCAACAATATATGGTCGGTTAATGCCCATGATGTAGAGATCAGATTGGTATGGGTTAGAATTACCCAAAACACCATGTGATCGAACTTTACATAATGAATTGATGGATGTGTTGATTTCTGGAAATAGTGATGCTCACATAAAAGAAATTTCAGAGAATAAAGATCAAGATATAAAAGGATATGATGTTGGAATATAAAATATGATGCATAGGGCCATGCAGAGAACTAATGTCGGACTATGTTACTGTGTTATCATCTAGAAAATGAACTAATTAGTGTCCTCATAGTTGCTTTTGGGGTTActctttattattattgtttggaATCTTTGGATTAACATTTTTTTAAGCATTGTTTGGAATAACTGATCATATAAGTTTTGGTATCATGAATAGGTTGATTTTATGCTTATGAGAAAGCTCACAGGTTGGATCCAACTGCAAGTGGTCGCGGTGTGTTCCCCAATATAAAACTGCACTTCTAGAGCGTCTATAAAAGGTGAGAGTTCTCCTATTCTATTGATCATGTACTTCTACAATTAAGAATTCACTATTAGCATATTTGTTATCacattacttttcattttttgtaCTCTTAATGACTTTGGAAGATTAGCTGTCAAAAGTAGTATCATACAACCAGAAGCAGAAGCAATTAATGAATTGTATGCTTGAGTACCTACTATTTACATTGTGTCAGGTGACTCAGGTTTCATATATGGAGACCGTGCATAAAAACAGAATGCTAGAGGGAGAGCAGCATAGGTTTCAGTCATCTCAGTAGATTTACCATGACTTTTGTACTTCAGGACACTGTCAGTGCCTATTACCTTGCTGAAAAACACCATCAATTACCATCACTTAGAAATATAGGTGTTGTGAGAAAAATAAACCTGCTCTATCTCTGTGAAGTTCAAATTAGAAACAGGAGAACGACGTTGTTGTTTCCAAAAATGTATCCAATTTTTTGGTACGTAAGCGCAATCAAGCACCAAACCCACAGTTAGAATTAATCAGTCTGATGAGCCAAGAAATCTTTTGCGCGACGTATGTTACTTTTTTAAGCTGCGTCATGAGCTCTCTGTCACTTACTTTCAAGAATATGAACCCACTTTAAAAAACTGTGATGCACGTGAGATAAAAGACTTCTGTCAGCAGTACTACGAAAAATATATATACTGAAGCATTGCAGAAGGCTGCTGATTGGTGAGACTTTCCTCAATAGATTCCATTGTCTTGCTTAGACAGTATGTATTCTTTCATTGTTAACTATTTCTATTATTTATACAGTGCACAACTTATAAAGGAATATGTTAGAAGGAAATATATGCATAAAGGTCATTACTTGGTGTATATTCCAAGTAACTTCTATATTTAGGATAGTTGCTGTATTTAGAATGGTTACTGTAattagtttttattacttgtaATACATTATaatcaaaacactataaatataaAATTATTCTTACTCTTCTCAATACAATGAGATAGAGAAAACATATCGGTCTTCATAATTTCTCATGATATCTTGAGCGGGTACGTTTCTtcaagatttttcttcttctttattttctccttctttctcgatttttttttccttctcactATGGTTGAatcaccaccatcatctccaTCTAAAGTACGAGGACCTAAGTTTGATGAACCCCACTCAAGCTTAGACCCTTACGACGTACCAGCGTCGGATAATCCGTCGACTGTGCTCTATTCCCCTATCTTAACGGGTGATAATTATCCCACATGGTCACGGGGTATTGCTCGGGTCTTAAGAGCCAAGAACAAATACGGTTTTGTTGATGGTACAATTGCCAAACCAATCGCTTCTGATGACACACTTCCAGCTTGGATTCGTGCAAATAATCTGGTTTGTACTTGGATTGCCAATTCCTGTGAAGCTGAGATAAAACGAAGCATTAGTTGGATAGAAAACGCTAGGGATATTTGGATTGATCTTGAGGATCGATTTTCTGAAACAAATATGCCTAGAATTTTTGATTTAAAACGTCATATATCAACCCTCAAACAAGAAGATtctagtatatcttcttattACACCAAACTTAAAAGTCTATGGGATGAAGTAGGTGCTCTTACTCCAGTTGAACCTTGCACCTGCGGTAATGGAAGGAAAGTGCTTGAACAGCTGAACAGAGACAAAGCAATGGAGTTCTTACAAGGACTTCACGACAGATTTTCGGCCGTCAGAAGCAATATCCTTCTCATGTCTCCCTTTCCAACGCTTGCGAAGATTTACTCCCTTGTTCGTCAGGAAGAACAACAACAATTCATCAACGTTGCTGCTGCACCCCAAATTGACAAAGCCGCCTTGTCCACCAGATTTGCATCTCGACCTTCCCCTTGGAGCAACACCAACGGACCAAGCAACAAGAAGCCGCGTCCATCTTGTGATCATTGCCGAAAGATCGGTCACACAAAGGACCGATGTTATCAATTAGTCGGTTACCCAAAGAAGCCAGGAGATGACACAAGCACAGGCTACGCGGGAAACTCTATATCACTTGCTCCAAGTAGCTACATGGCTGCTGCTCCACAGTTGACCCATGATCAATACAACCAACTTTTAGCGTTGCTCCAAACAGGTCCTATAACCACGACTGCAAATCTTGCAGGTATGTcttttttttacaaaaaattcTCTTTGGATCATAGATACAGGAGCATCAaatcatatttgttgttccttgaaAGTTTTTTCATCTTACGTTAAAACACCTTCACCTATTTCGGTTCAACTTCCCAATGGAAGCTCTCTATCTTCACTTCATGTGGGAACGGTTCACTTTTCTCCCACCTTAAAATTTACTGACGTGCTTCATGTACCTACTTGCAAATTCAATTTATTGTCGGTAGGAAAATTGGTTCGCTCTAAGCGCTATTCTGTAAAATTTGAATCTAACCACTGCTACTTTCAGGACTTACAAACGAAGAAGCTGATTGGTCAGGGTGATTACTACAATGGTCTATATTATCTTCGTGCTGTTACTGCCTTTTCTATTTCGCTTCCGCAAAATTTTCATCTTTGGCATTGGAGATTAGGCCATCCGTCCTCCCCTAGATTAGATTATTTATCGAAGAAATTCCCTTTTATTAATTCAGACAAAGGCGTCTGTGGGATATGTCCACAAGCAAAACAATCTCGTTTAAAGTTTCCTTCTCGTTGTAGTTCTAGTTCTAGGATTTTTGAATTAATCCATTGTGATATTTGGGGACCGTTTAGCGAACCAAGCCTCACTGGGGATCGTTATTTTTTATCTATtgttgatgatttttcccgtTGCACTTGGATATTTCTAATGAAGGTTAAATCTGAAACTCTTAAATACTTACAATATTTCGTTTCTTATATTCGCACTCAATATAATCATTCTATTCATACTCTCTCTTATGTATCGGGAGATATTTACTTACCTCAAATTCAAAAAATACGTTCCGATAATGGAACTGAGTTTCTCTCGAAACCCATGCAAGAGTTGTTCTTTAAACTTGGCATCGTGTATCACCGAAGTTGTGTTGCCACACCCCAACAAAATGGAGTGGTCGAACTCAAGCATCGTCATCTTCTTGAGGTTGCCCGTTCTCTACGATTTCATTCACATCTACCTCTAAAGTTTTGGGGTGAATGTGTGCTCACTGCCACTTTTTTGATAAATAAACTCCCAACTCCATTACTTGGTTACAAATCACCCCATGAAATTTTATTTGGATGTCCTCCGAACTATACCTCCCTCCGTGTCTTTGGTTGTTTATGTTACGCCAATAACACTAAGATCAAACATAAATTTGATGCTAGAGCACGTCCTGGAATTTTTATTGGTTATCCTTACGGTCAAAAAGGATACCATATATATGATATCGATGCTAAAACGATCTATGTTTCTAAGGACGTCGTTTTTCATGAATCTATTTTTCCATTCTCTACTTTAGTCGATTCCAGTTCCTTTCATAAAGAAGACATAATTCACCATGATCCGGTTGTGATAATAAACCAACCTCCCGTCAATCAAACTCCCGCTGCCTTAGATTCCAGACTTTCACTGGGCAGCAATGCACACGCTCCTGTCGACGCCACTGCTGCCGTTTCTGCCCATGACGATGTTGTAGACGCTGCACCTGCTGCTGCTAACGATACTGCACCTGACAACACTGACGCTGCTGCTATTGAAGCCactgctgttgatgctgctgtTGTAGACGATGCTGCTGTAGACGATGTTGCTGTTGACACTGCTGCACCTGACAACACTGATGCTTCAAATGCTGCTGCTTCGACGTCTTCTTCATCTGTGATGCCGGAGCCAACTCCAGTATTACTGGACAGACAGCAACGGGTTCGTGTTCCTCCTTCTTACTTAAAAGATTATGCATGTAATACGGATTTTCCTCCATCCCCTACCGAGCCTTTATACCCTTTGTCTCATTATTTGAAATTTGAGAAGTTTTCTCCTGCTCATAGACATTTCCTCTCAACTATTATTACTCAAAACGAGCCTCGCACCTTTCAAGAAGCCATGCAATCTCCAAAATGGAAAAAATCCATGGTTGCAGAAGTTACTGCCTTGAAAGAGAACGACACATGGTCTGAAGTACCTCGTCCCCATAATAAATCTgttattggatgtaaatgggtgtACCGTATCAAATATAAGTACGAGGCACAATTGAGCGTTATAAAGCTCGTCTAGTTGCCAAAGGTTACACTCAACTTTAAGGAGTTGATTATCATGAtacttttgcaccagttgcaaaacTTGTCACTGTTCGTATGTTATTATCCATCGCCTCCATCAAAGGATGGTCTCTTCACCAACTTGACGTCAATAACGCCTTTCTTCAAGGTGATTTAAATGAAGAAATTTTTATGGAGTTACCTCCCGGTTTTCAACTACAGGGGGAGAATCTAGTTTGTCGTTTACAAAAATCTATTTATGGCCTTAAACAGGCTTCTCGTCAGTGGTTTGCAAAATTTTCAACTACTCTCATTGTAGAAGGTTTCAAACAATCTGTAGCAGATTATTCCCTATTTCATTATCATAAAAATGCTAGCTCTATATATATTttagtatatgtagatgatattattaTAACAGGAAATGATCCTAAACTGATTCAACAATTCAAAAAGGTTCTTGAAAAGAAATTCTCAATCAAAGACTTAGGTAAGTTACAATATTTCTTAGGAATTGAAGTTTCTCGATCGCCGAAAGGCATTTTcttatgtcaaagaaaatatgCTCTGGACATTCTCCAAGATGCAGGGCTCACAGAATCACGCATATCATCATTCCCTATGGAGCAAAATATCAAATTAACACCTATAGATGGAAAACTCCTAGATGATCCTTCATCTTATCTTCGTCTGATTGGAAGACTTCTATGTTTAACAGTCACTAGGACTGATATAGTATATGCAGTAAATTATCTTAGTCAATTTATGCACAAGCCCACAACTACGCACATGGATGCTGCCAATCGTATTTTGCGATATTTAAAAGGTTCCATTCGTAAAGGAATTCTCTTGTCATCAAATAGTGATTTAATCTTATCAGGATATacagattcagattgggcaggCTTCCCAACAACTCGTCGATCAACCACAGGATATGTTACCATGATGGGTAATAATCCTATATCTTGGAAGAGTAAAAAACAACTCACTGTAGCTCGATCATCTGCAGAAGCTGAATATCGAGCTTTAGCTAATCTTGCAAGTGAAATTCAGTGGCTCACTTATCTCATGCAAGAATTTAAAATTAAGATTCATAGACCAGTGAAAATACACTGTGATAACCAAGCTGCAATTCATATTTCAAATAATCCAATTTTTCACGAACGAACAAAACACATTGAAATAGATTGTCACTTCGTTCGTGAAAGAATTATGTCAGGGTTAATATTACCAACCTATGTCAAATCCAAAGATCAATTAGCAGACATCTTCACAAGGCATTAGGAGGAGAACATCATCAAGGCATTGTCAGCAAGTTGGGCGTATACGATATCTCTCATacggctccaacttgagggggagtgttagaaGGCAATATATGCATAAAGGTCATTACTTGGTGTATACTCCAAGTAACTTCTATATTTAGGATAGTTGATGTATTTAGAATGGTTACTGTAattagtttttattacttgtaatatattgtaatcaaaacactataaatataaAATTATTCTTACTCTTCTCAATACAATGAGATAGAGAAAACATATCGATCTTCGTAATTTCTCAGAATATCAAACCACTGCTAACCTTTTTTGAGGTTTTCAAGGCTGCGAACGTTGAAGTAGATGCTTCGGGGGTACCCCAGTCCCATCGCCTTCACTTTCAGGCAATCCATAGAGCATTATAAAGCTATTGGAGTGCTGCATCATTTCAAGAGTGAAGAAGCATCATGAATTAAGCACAAATCTTGTGTGGGATGTAGAATTAAATACAAAGGAACTAG
Coding sequences within:
- the LOC113272579 gene encoding uncharacterized protein LOC113272579, with the protein product MVESPPSSPSKVRGPKFDEPHSSLDPYDVPASDNPSTVLYSPILTGDNYPTWSRGIARVLRAKNKYGFVDGTIAKPIASDDTLPAWIRANNLVCTWIANSCEAEIKRSISWIENARDIWIDLEDRFSETNMPRIFDLKRHISTLKQEDSSISSYYTKLKSLWDEVGALTPVEPCTCGNGRKVLEQLNRDKAMEFLQGLHDRFSAVRSNILLMSPFPTLAKIYSLVRQEEQQQFINVAAAPQIDKAALSTRFASRPSPWSNTNGPSNKKPRPSCDHCRKIGHTKDRCYQLVGYPKKPGDDTSTGYAGNSISLAPSSYMAAAPQLTHDQYNQLLALLQTGPITTTANLAGLTNEEADWSG